In Pleurodeles waltl isolate 20211129_DDA chromosome 5, aPleWal1.hap1.20221129, whole genome shotgun sequence, one genomic interval encodes:
- the LOC138297171 gene encoding mucin-2-like encodes MILCYENTQKMLCYVNTQKMLCYVNTQKMLCYVNTQKMLCYVNTQMMLCYVNTQMKLCYINTKDEDVLRKHRDDAVLRSSQESNASKRECNDSQRAQPCIRYSNKSNRECNDSQRAEPCIRYSDASKRECNDRQRAQPCIRYSNASKRECNDSPRAQPCIRYSNASKRECNDSPRAQPCIRYSNASNRECNDSPRAEPCIRYSNASKRECNDSQRTQPCIRYSNASKRECNDSLRAQPCIRYSNASKRECNDSQRAQPCIRYSNASKRECNDRQRAQPCIRYSNASKRECNDSQRAEPCIRYSNASKRECNDSPRAQPCIRYSNASNRECNAMTDSVQSPASDTLTPATESAMTDSVQSPASNALTPARESAMTVSVQSPASDTLTPARESAMTVRVHSPASDTLTPATESAMTVSVQSPASDTLTPATESATTVCVHSPASDTLTPATESATTDSVQSPASDTLTPATESATTVSVHSPASDTLTAATESAMTVRVQSPASDTLTPARESAMTVSVQSPASDTLTTATESAMMVCVHSPASDTLTPATESATTVRVHSPASDTLTPATESATTVRVQSPASATLTPATESAMTDSVQSPASDTLTPATESAMTDSVQSPASNALTPARESAMTVSVQSPASDTLTPATESAMTDSVQSPASNALTPARESAMTVSVQSPASDTLTPARESAMTVRVHSPASDTLTPATESAMTDSVQSPASNALTPARESAMTVRVHSPASDTLTPATESAMTVSVQSPASDTLTPARESAMTVRVHSPASDTLTPARERATTVRVHSPASDTLTPATESATTVSVQSPASDTLTPATESATTVSVHSPASDTLTAATESAMTVRVQSPASDTLTTATESAMMVCVHSPASDTLTPATESAMTDSVQSPASNALTPARESAMTVSVQSPASDTLTPATESATTVRMHSPASDTLTPARESATTVSVHSPASDTLTPARESATTVCVHSPASDTLTPARESATTVSVHSPASDTLTPATESATTVSVQSPASDTLTPARESAMTVRVHSPASDTLTPATESAMTDSVQSPASNALTPARESAMTVRVHSPASDTLTPATESAMTDSVQSPASNALTPARESAMTVSVQSPASDTLTPATESATTVRVHSPASDTLTPARESATTVSVHSPASDTLTPARESATTVCVHSPASDTLTPARESATTVSVHSPASDTLTPATESATTVSVQSPASDTLTPATESATTVRVQSPASATLTPATESAMTVSVQSPASDTLTPATESAMTDSVQSPASNALTPARESAMTVSVQSPASDTLTPARESAMTVRVHSPASDTLTPATESAMTDSVQSPASDTLTPARESAMTDSVQSPASNALTPARESAMTVSVQSPASDTLTPARESAMTVQVHSPASDTLTPATESAMTVSVQSPASDTLTPATESATTVCVHSPASDTLTPATESATTDSVQSPASDTLTPARESAMTVSVQSPASDTLTTATESAMMVCVHSPASDTLTPATESATTVRVHSPASDTLTPATESATTVRVQSPASATLTPATESAMTDSVQSPASDTLTPATESAMTDSVQSPASNALTPARESAMTVSVQSPASDTLTPATESAMTDSVQSPASNALTPARESAMTVSVQSPASDTLTPARESAMTVRVHSPASDTLTPATESAMTDSVQSPASNALTPARESAMTVRVHSPASDTLTPATESAMTVSVQSPASDTLTPARESAMTVRVHSPASDTLTPARESATTVRVHSPASDTLTPATESATTVSVQSPASDTLTAATESAMTVRVQSPASDTLTTATESATTVRVHSPA; translated from the coding sequence GCTCATCTCAAGAATCTAACGCCAGCAAGAGAGAGTGCAATGACAGTCAGCGTGCACAGCCCTGCATCCGATACTCTAACAAAAGCAACAGAGAGTGCAATGACAGTCAGCGTGCAGAGCCCTGCATCCGATACTCTGACGCCAGCAAGAGAGAGTGCAACGACAGACAGCGTGCACAGCCCTGCATCCGATACTCTAACGCCAGCAAGAGAGAGTGCAACGACAGTCCGCGTGCACAGCCCTGCATCCGATACTCTAACGCCAGCAAGAGAGAGTGCAACGACAGTCCGCGTGCACAGCCCTGCATCCGATACTCTAACGCCAGCAACAGAGAGTGCAACGACAGTCCGCGTGCAGAGCCCTGCATCCGATACTCTAACGCCAGCAAGAGAGAGTGCAACGACAGTCAGCGTACACAGCCCTGCATCCGATACTCTAACGCCAGCAAGAGAGAGTGCAACGACAGTCTGCGTGCACAGCCCTGCATCCGATACTCTAACGCCAGCAAGAGAGAGTGCAACGACAGTCAGCGTGCACAGCCCTGCATCCGATACTCTAACGCCAGCAAGAGAGAGTGCAACGACAGACAGCGTGCACAGCCCTGCATCCGATACTCTAACGCCAGCAAGAGAGAGTGCAATGACAGTCAGCGTGCAGAGCCCTGCATCCGATACTCTAACGCCAGCAAGAGAGAGTGCAACGACAGTCCGCGTGCACAGCCCTGCATCCGATACTCTAACGCCAGCAACAGAGAGTGCAACGCAATGACAGACAGCGTGCAGAGCCCTGCATCCGATACTCTAACGCCAGCAACAGAGAGTGCAATGACAGACAGCGTGCAGAGCCCTGCATCCAATGCTCTAACGCCAGCAAGAGAGAGTGCAATGACAGTCAGCGTGCAGAGCCCTGCATCCGATACTCTAACGCCAGCAAGAGAGAGTGCAATGACAGTCCGCGTGCACAGCCCTGCATCCGATACTCTAACGCCAGCAACAGAGAGTGCAATGACAGTCAGCGTGCAGAGCCCTGCATCCGATACTCTAACGCCAGCAACAGAGAGTGCAACGACAGTCTGCGTGCACAGCCCTGCATCCGATACTCTAACGCCAGCAACAGAGAGTGCAACGACAGACAGCGTGCAGAGCCCTGCATCTGATACTCTAACGCCAGCAACAGAGAGTGCAACGACAGTCAGCGTGCACAGCCCTGCATCCGATACTCTAACGGCAGCAACAGAGAGTGCAATGACAGTCCGCGTGCAGAGCCCTGCATCCGATACTCTAACGCCAGCAAGAGAGAGTGCAATGACAGTCAGCGTGCAGAGCCCTGCATCCGATACTCTAACAACAGCAACAGAGAGTGCAATGATGGTCTGCGTGCACAGCCCTGCATCCGATACTCTAACGCCAGCAACAGAGAGTGCAACGACAGTCCGCGTGCACAGCCCTGCATCCGATACTCTAACGCCAGCAACAGAGAGTGCAACGACAGTCCGCGTGCAGAGCCCTGCATCCGCTACTCTAACGCCAGCAACAGAGAGTGCAATGACAGACAGCGTGCAGAGCCCTGCATCCGATACTCTAACGCCAGCAACAGAGAGTGCAATGACAGACAGCGTGCAGAGCCCTGCATCCAATGCTCTAACGCCAGCAAGAGAGAGTGCAATGACAGTCAGCGTGCAGAGCCCTGCATCCGATACTCTAACGCCAGCAACAGAGAGTGCAATGACAGACAGCGTGCAGAGCCCTGCATCCAATGCTCTAACGCCAGCAAGAGAGAGTGCAATGACAGTCAGCGTGCAGAGCCCTGCATCCGATACTCTAACGCCAGCAAGAGAGAGTGCAATGACAGTCCGCGTGCACAGCCCTGCATCCGATACTCTAACGCCAGCAACAGAGAGTGCAATGACAGACAGCGTGCAGAGCCCTGCATCCAATGCTCTAACGCCAGCAAGAGAGAGTGCAATGACAGTCCGCGTGCACAGCCCTGCATCCGATACTCTAACGCCAGCAACAGAGAGTGCAATGACAGTCAGCGTGCAGAGCCCTGCATCCGATACTCTAACGCCAGCAAGAGAGAGTGCAATGACAGTCCGCGTGCACAGCCCTGCATCCGATACTCTAACGCCAGCAAGAGAGAGAGCAACGACAGTCCGCGTGCACAGCCCTGCATCCGATACTCTAACGCCAGCAACAGAGAGTGCAACGACAGTCAGCGTGCAGAGCCCTGCATCTGATACTCTAACGCCAGCAACAGAGAGTGCAACGACAGTCAGCGTGCACAGCCCTGCATCCGATACTCTAACGGCAGCAACAGAGAGTGCAATGACAGTCCGCGTGCAGAGCCCTGCATCCGATACTCTAACAACAGCAACAGAGAGTGCAATGATGGTCTGCGTGCACAGCCCTGCATCCGATACTCTAACGCCAGCAACAGAGAGTGCAATGACAGACAGCGTGCAGAGCCCTGCATCCAATGCTCTAACGCCAGCAAGAGAGAGTGCAATGACAGTCAGCGTGCAGAGCCCTGCATCCGATACTCTAACGCCAGCAACAGAGAGTGCAACGACAGTCCGCATGCACAGCCCTGCATCCGATACTCTAACGCCAGCAAGAGAGAGTGCAACGACAGTCAGCGTGCACAGCCCTGCATCCGATACTCTAACACCAGCAAGAGAGAGTGCAACGACAGTCTGCGTGCACAGCCCTGCATCCGATACTCTAACGCCAGCAAGAGAGAGTGCAACGACAGTCAGCGTGCACAGCCCTGCATCCGATACTCTAACGCCAGCAACAGAGAGTGCAACGACAGTCAGCGTGCAGAGCCCTGCATCCGATACTCTAACGCCAGCAAGAGAGAGTGCAATGACAGTCCGCGTGCACAGCCCTGCATCCGATACTCTAACGCCAGCAACAGAGAGTGCAATGACAGACAGCGTGCAGAGCCCTGCATCCAATGCTCTAACGCCAGCAAGAGAGAGTGCAATGACAGTCCGCGTGCACAGCCCTGCATCCGATACTCTAACGCCAGCAACAGAGAGTGCAATGACAGACAGCGTGCAGAGCCCTGCATCCAATGCTCTAACACCAGCAAGAGAGAGTGCAATGACAGTCAGCGTGCAGAGCCCTGCATCCGATACTCTAACGCCAGCAACAGAGAGTGCAACGACAGTCCGCGTGCACAGCCCTGCATCCGATACTCTAACGCCAGCAAGAGAGAGTGCAACGACAGTCAGCGTGCACAGCCCTGCATCCGATACTCTAACACCAGCAAGAGAGAGTGCAACGACAGTCTGCGTGCACAGCCCTGCATCCGATACTCTAACGCCAGCAAGAGAGAGTGCAACGACAGTCAGCGTGCACAGCCCTGCATCCGATACTCTAACGCCAGCAACAGAGAGTGCAACGACAGTCAGCGTGCAGAGCCCTGCATCCGATACTCTAACGCCAGCAACAGAGAGTGCAACGACAGTCCGCGTGCAGAGCCCTGCATCCGCTACTCTAACGCCAGCAACAGAGAGTGCAATGACAGTCAGCGTGCAGAGCCCTGCATCCGATACTCTAACGCCAGCAACAGAGAGTGCAATGACAGACAGCGTGCAGAGCCCTGCATCCAATGCTCTAACGCCAGCAAGAGAGAGTGCAATGACAGTCAGCGTGCAGAGCCCTGCATCCGATACTCTAACGCCAGCAAGAGAGAGTGCAATGACAGTCCGCGTGCACAGCCCTGCATCCGATACTCTAACGCCAGCAACAGAGAGTGCAATGACAGACAGCGTGCAGAGCCCTGCATCTGATACTCTAACGCCAGCAAGAGAGAGTGCAATGACAGACAGCGTGCAGAGCCCTGCATCCAATGCTCTAACGCCAGCAAGAGAGAGTGCAATGACAGTCAGCGTGCAGAGCCCTGCATCCGATACTCTAACGCCAGCAAGAGAGAGTGCAATGACAGTCCAGGTGCACAGCCCTGCATCCGATACTCTAACGCCAGCAACAGAGAGTGCAATGACAGTCAGCGTGCAGAGCCCTGCATCCGATACTCTAACGCCAGCAACAGAGAGTGCAACGACAGTCTGCGTGCACAGCCCTGCATCCGATACTCTAACGCCAGCAACAGAGAGTGCAACGACAGACAGCGTGCAGAGCCCTGCATCTGATACTCTAACGCCAGCAAGAGAGAGTGCAATGACAGTCAGCGTGCAGAGCCCTGCATCCGATACTCTAACAACAGCAACAGAGAGTGCAATGATGGTCTGCGTGCACAGCCCTGCATCCGATACTCTAACGCCAGCAACAGAGAGTGCAACGACAGTCCGCGTGCACAGCCCTGCATCCGATACTCTAACGCCAGCAACAGAGAGTGCAACGACAGTCCGCGTGCAGAGCCCTGCATCCGCTACTCTAACGCCAGCAACAGAGAGTGCAATGACAGACAGCGTGCAGAGCCCTGCATCCGATACTCTAACGCCAGCAACAGAGAGTGCAATGACAGACAGCGTGCAGAGCCCTGCATCCAATGCTCTAACGCCAGCAAGAGAGAGTGCAATGACAGTCAGCGTGCAGAGCCCTGCATCCGATACTCTAACGCCAGCAACAGAGAGTGCAATGACAGACAGCGTGCAGAGCCCTGCATCCAATGCTCTAACGCCAGCAAGAGAGAGTGCAATGACAGTCAGCGTGCAGAGCCCTGCATCCGATACTCTAACGCCAGCAAGAGAGAGTGCAATGACAGTCCGCGTGCACAGCCCTGCATCCGATACTCTAACGCCAGCAACAGAGAGTGCAATGACAGACAGCGTGCAGAGCCCTGCATCCAATGCTCTAACGCCAGCAAGAGAGAGTGCAATGACAGTCCGCGTGCACAGCCCTGCATCCGATACTCTAACGCCAGCAACAGAGAGTGCAATGACAGTCAGCGTGCAGAGCCCTGCATCCGATACTCTAACGCCAGCAAGAGAGAGTGCAATGACAGTCCGCGTGCACAGCCCTGCATCCGATACTCTAACGCCAGCAAGAGAGAGTGCAACGACAGTCCGCGTGCACAGCCCTGCATCCGATACTCTAACGCCAGCAACAGAGAGTGCAACGACAGTCAGCGTGCAGAGCCCTGCATCTGATACTCTAACGGCAGCAACAGAGAGTGCAATGACAGTCCGCGTGCAGAGCCCTGCATCCGATACTCTAACAACAGCAACAGAGAGTGCAACGACAGTCCGCGTGCACAGCCCTGCATAA